In Halobacteriovorax marinus SJ, the following proteins share a genomic window:
- a CDS encoding efflux RND transporter permease subunit, translated as MIEIFVKRPATTIIFIAIFMVMGLVSIGNLIIEPTPKIEFPIITIQTTYGGASPEEIETQVLKRVEDAVSEISQIKKISSEARDSYGVVIIEFLIEADVNIKSIEVKDKVEAIMNDFPSGADRPIIAKFDPLIKPIATLALMSDKHNLTELFEYADKKLKTRLSAINGVATVDVFGGRERQINVELDNNLMIQNYLSIEDVINSVSSKNLNVPGGSINRKDSKVSVRFVGEFESVEEIKNLSIVSREGRTIKLSSVGTVSDSYKDVDSIARFNGKDTVGIAVKKLSDGDAVKIVGTLKSDLEVIKKELPEGMKLEIAVDTTRVTVDNTVGTINSILLGVVLTIIILLVFLGDWRGAIIAAVVIPTSIISTFFIMDMSDFSINMMTLLAFGTCLGTLIANALIIIESIYKHLQMGKDPQLASIDGTKEVLLAIFASSGTNLVVFTPLAFMGGIVGQFMVQFGMTVVYATIFSIMASVTLTPMLCSILLKDPSRLKGPFPFIAKITDRVIAWITTQYKWFFDKMMDWPITATILSLAVFFTIVVPAGQLGSEFVPKSDRDEYTVTVVMPDGTPVEKTGEVVAKIDVLLKEYPEVTSTLSDIGYDGEEKARVTVSLTPAESREKSYDVLMAELLIDLAKIPEAEVTLSGGDSGSGGQGDITIDVTGRNFEEMAKASEKMKEIMANSGYFGSIESSYRIPKMEVQFNPDASKIIRQGLSNVQIGQVIRGLVNGNDDSVYKEEGEEYDINITLGDDFKKNVEDFDSFLIHGKDGLIPIASLGKVEFTEATSPLKRRDKKSIIQLNGYLAKSNTGTVMGELTKKFSELDLPESVEYAYTGNAENQAESSQELGKAFMLAVILTYMLLVAVLDSFVFPISIGSAILTSFLGSFALMFYTDQTVNIGSMMAMVMVVGLAVNNAILMIEYAQQKIAEGIEVREAIWLGAKEKLKPILMTSIAIIAGTLPQLFALDKIKSAMGAVIIGGMIGSIIFTYFLVPIVHYLVYKVKNLIAKFRNKEVIS; from the coding sequence ATGATTGAAATATTTGTAAAGCGTCCCGCAACGACGATTATCTTTATTGCAATATTTATGGTGATGGGACTTGTGTCAATAGGGAATTTAATTATTGAACCTACTCCTAAAATTGAGTTTCCAATTATCACAATACAGACAACCTATGGTGGAGCCTCTCCTGAAGAGATTGAAACTCAGGTTTTAAAAAGAGTGGAAGATGCCGTATCTGAGATTTCTCAAATTAAGAAGATATCTTCTGAGGCGAGAGATAGTTACGGTGTTGTTATAATTGAATTTTTAATCGAAGCAGATGTTAATATTAAGTCGATTGAGGTTAAAGATAAAGTTGAAGCAATAATGAACGACTTCCCAAGTGGAGCCGATAGACCAATTATTGCAAAATTTGACCCTTTAATTAAACCAATTGCAACTCTCGCTTTAATGAGTGATAAGCATAATCTTACAGAACTCTTTGAATATGCAGATAAAAAACTAAAAACAAGGTTATCTGCGATTAATGGTGTTGCGACTGTCGATGTCTTTGGTGGTCGAGAGAGACAAATTAATGTTGAGTTAGATAATAATTTAATGATTCAAAATTATCTTTCGATTGAAGACGTTATCAATTCTGTTTCGAGCAAGAACTTAAATGTTCCAGGTGGGTCAATAAATAGAAAAGACTCAAAAGTAAGTGTTCGATTTGTTGGTGAATTTGAAAGTGTTGAAGAAATTAAAAATCTCTCAATTGTCTCAAGAGAGGGACGAACTATAAAGCTTTCATCAGTAGGTACTGTAAGTGATAGTTATAAAGATGTTGACTCTATTGCAAGATTCAATGGAAAGGACACAGTGGGTATTGCTGTTAAGAAACTATCTGATGGTGACGCTGTAAAAATCGTTGGAACTTTAAAAAGTGACTTAGAAGTCATTAAAAAAGAGTTACCAGAGGGAATGAAGTTAGAGATTGCTGTTGATACAACTAGGGTTACAGTTGATAATACAGTTGGAACAATTAACAGTATTCTTCTAGGTGTTGTTCTTACAATTATTATTCTCTTGGTTTTCTTAGGTGATTGGAGAGGTGCAATCATTGCAGCTGTCGTTATTCCAACATCGATTATCTCGACATTCTTTATTATGGATATGTCTGACTTTTCAATTAATATGATGACTCTACTTGCTTTTGGGACTTGTTTAGGGACACTAATTGCAAATGCTCTGATTATTATTGAAAGTATTTATAAGCACCTTCAAATGGGAAAAGACCCACAACTTGCCTCAATTGATGGAACTAAGGAAGTTCTTCTTGCTATCTTTGCTTCTTCTGGGACTAACCTTGTTGTATTTACGCCACTTGCATTTATGGGAGGTATTGTAGGTCAATTCATGGTTCAATTTGGTATGACTGTTGTTTATGCAACAATCTTCTCTATTATGGCATCTGTGACACTTACTCCAATGCTTTGTTCAATACTCTTAAAGGATCCTTCAAGGTTAAAGGGACCATTTCCTTTTATTGCTAAAATAACTGATAGAGTAATCGCTTGGATTACAACTCAATATAAATGGTTCTTTGATAAAATGATGGACTGGCCAATTACAGCGACAATTCTTTCATTAGCCGTATTTTTCACAATCGTAGTTCCTGCTGGACAGCTCGGTTCTGAATTTGTTCCAAAGTCGGATAGAGATGAGTATACAGTGACTGTTGTTATGCCTGATGGGACACCTGTTGAGAAAACTGGTGAAGTTGTTGCCAAGATTGATGTACTACTAAAAGAATATCCTGAAGTTACAAGTACTCTCTCTGATATTGGATATGATGGTGAGGAGAAGGCGAGAGTAACTGTTAGCTTAACTCCTGCTGAGTCTAGAGAGAAGAGTTACGACGTTCTTATGGCCGAGCTTCTCATTGATTTAGCAAAAATTCCTGAAGCTGAAGTCACATTATCTGGGGGGGACTCTGGTTCAGGTGGTCAAGGGGATATTACAATTGATGTTACTGGACGTAATTTTGAAGAAATGGCTAAAGCTTCTGAGAAAATGAAAGAGATTATGGCCAATAGTGGCTACTTTGGTTCTATTGAAAGCTCTTATAGAATTCCAAAAATGGAAGTTCAGTTTAACCCAGATGCTTCAAAGATTATCAGGCAAGGTCTTTCAAATGTTCAAATTGGGCAAGTGATTAGAGGTCTCGTTAATGGTAATGATGACTCTGTTTATAAAGAAGAGGGTGAGGAATATGATATCAACATCACTCTTGGAGATGATTTTAAGAAAAATGTTGAAGACTTTGATTCGTTCCTTATTCATGGAAAAGATGGATTAATTCCAATCGCTTCACTTGGTAAGGTTGAATTTACTGAGGCTACTTCTCCTTTAAAGAGAAGGGATAAGAAGAGTATCATTCAGCTCAATGGTTATCTCGCAAAGTCGAATACAGGTACAGTGATGGGTGAGCTCACTAAGAAATTTTCAGAGTTAGATCTTCCTGAATCTGTAGAATACGCCTATACAGGAAATGCTGAAAACCAAGCTGAATCATCACAGGAGTTAGGTAAGGCCTTTATGCTGGCAGTTATCTTAACTTATATGCTACTTGTTGCAGTTTTAGATTCTTTTGTTTTTCCAATCTCAATTGGATCAGCGATTCTAACTTCATTCTTAGGATCATTCGCGCTGATGTTCTATACAGATCAAACGGTGAATATTGGATCTATGATGGCGATGGTTATGGTTGTTGGTCTAGCAGTTAATAATGCGATCTTAATGATTGAATATGCTCAACAGAAAATAGCTGAAGGAATAGAAGTTCGAGAAGCAATTTGGCTAGGAGCCAAAGAGAAGCTTAAGCCAATTCTTATGACATCAATTGCTATTATCGCTGGTACTCTACCGCAGCTCTTTGCTCTAGATAAAATCAAGTCAGCAATGGGGGCAGTAATCATCGGTGGTATGATTGGATCAATTATCTTCACTTACTTCTTAGTACCAATAGTTCATTACTTGGTTTATAAAGTTAAGAATTTAATTGCAAAGTTTCGAAATAAAGAAGTGATATCTTAG
- a CDS encoding efflux RND transporter periplasmic adaptor subunit: protein MKRILFLLIIGAIYAGSLIWKGEQVKIAKNKDVPTLYRYWQESGTPVYTEKAVERSLSDTIAVTGLRTTGRRVKSLVAPRIASKLSVGAIARITKDNTIYNGKVTFISNQVDELSGLFEIVITFSKNVVTSKSVVVQVEIGHLDRSVVVKREAVSTRGGKPHLYIVKNNQISKKFVSLGGNNDDYYAISSGVKVGDEIVISDQRYLKDQQKVLVVKRVE, encoded by the coding sequence ATGAAGAGAATATTATTTCTTTTAATAATTGGTGCCATCTACGCTGGGAGTCTCATCTGGAAAGGTGAGCAGGTGAAGATTGCTAAGAATAAAGATGTGCCGACTCTCTATCGATACTGGCAAGAGAGTGGAACACCTGTTTACACAGAGAAAGCAGTTGAGAGATCACTTTCAGATACTATTGCTGTGACTGGGCTTAGAACAACTGGAAGAAGAGTAAAGTCTTTAGTTGCACCAAGGATTGCCTCTAAACTTAGTGTTGGAGCAATTGCAAGAATTACTAAGGATAATACAATTTACAATGGAAAGGTTACTTTCATCTCTAATCAAGTTGATGAACTTTCTGGGCTATTTGAAATTGTAATCACTTTTTCAAAGAATGTTGTGACATCTAAATCTGTGGTTGTTCAAGTGGAAATAGGACACTTGGACCGATCAGTAGTTGTTAAGAGAGAAGCTGTATCTACTAGAGGTGGTAAACCACACCTTTATATTGTTAAGAATAATCAAATTTCTAAAAAGTTTGTTTCTCTAGGTGGGAATAATGACGACTATTACGCAATATCTTCGGGCGTAAAGGTCGGTGATGAAATTGTGATTAGTGACCAAAGGTACTTAAAAGATCAACAGAAAGTACTTGTCGTAAAGAGAGTGGAGTAA
- a CDS encoding TolC family protein — translation MMRNKFKSLICITSFALSPLSFAQVVNLNEAKVIEMALKRNEAMGISQAEIEIANSKIDAATSSLLPTLSIQAQVQKSSGRGNAAPNAYDWNERATIGVSQPIYTFGKISSAIDIAKVSQKISKSQALATKADIVNTARKLYYRVLFSSDILRVSKESFENANQNKKTLEKRVAYGRISRNDNLKMQADVASRKPLLIDSEKNLNIAKFDLMNFINIPESSELNLEVNSLRKVSLSEDDGLSTVENNIDIKILTENLKLSELAVDNERSNRMPTLSAFANFTPSNYKDGFLGDKIKDQKDLTFGVMFTFEWPFGGSLNDAVQIKKTQSRIAKLQLDMETRNQRVKLLKLYRQKESLERKLESELRAIELALSSYKVSLGAFATGGVSQLQLNDSELLLTNNKINYAGTKLELLNTMVDIQRIKTESSKRGE, via the coding sequence ATGATGAGAAATAAATTTAAATCTCTTATATGCATTACGAGTTTTGCTTTGAGTCCACTTAGTTTTGCTCAAGTTGTGAACTTAAATGAAGCAAAGGTTATAGAGATGGCCTTGAAAAGAAATGAGGCCATGGGGATCTCACAAGCAGAGATTGAAATTGCTAACTCTAAAATTGATGCTGCAACATCATCTCTTCTTCCTACTCTATCAATACAAGCGCAGGTGCAAAAATCTTCTGGAAGAGGGAATGCTGCTCCTAATGCTTATGATTGGAATGAGAGAGCGACTATTGGTGTGAGTCAGCCCATTTATACTTTTGGAAAAATAAGTAGTGCAATTGATATTGCTAAAGTTAGTCAGAAGATAAGTAAATCTCAAGCACTAGCTACTAAAGCTGATATCGTAAATACTGCAAGAAAACTATATTATAGAGTTCTTTTCAGTAGTGATATTCTAAGAGTTTCAAAAGAGTCATTTGAAAATGCAAATCAGAATAAGAAGACTTTAGAGAAAAGAGTTGCCTACGGAAGAATAAGTCGTAACGATAATTTGAAGATGCAGGCAGATGTTGCAAGTAGAAAGCCTTTACTTATAGATTCTGAAAAAAATCTTAATATTGCTAAATTTGATTTAATGAACTTTATCAATATTCCAGAGAGTAGTGAACTTAATCTTGAAGTTAATTCGCTTAGAAAAGTTTCATTAAGTGAAGACGATGGGCTAAGTACTGTTGAGAATAATATAGATATTAAAATATTGACTGAGAATTTAAAGTTAAGCGAATTGGCAGTTGATAATGAAAGATCAAATAGAATGCCAACCCTTAGTGCGTTCGCAAACTTCACACCATCTAACTATAAAGATGGATTTCTTGGGGACAAAATCAAAGACCAAAAAGATTTAACTTTTGGGGTGATGTTTACTTTTGAATGGCCATTTGGTGGATCACTAAATGATGCTGTCCAGATTAAGAAGACACAATCAAGAATCGCTAAGCTTCAACTGGATATGGAAACAAGAAACCAAAGAGTGAAGTTACTTAAGCTTTATCGTCAAAAAGAAAGTTTAGAGAGAAAGTTAGAATCTGAGTTACGTGCTATTGAGCTGGCTTTGTCATCTTATAAAGTTTCTCTAGGTGCTTTCGCTACAGGTGGAGTTTCTCAACTTCAGCTAAACGATAGTGAACTTCTTCTGACAAATAATAAAATTAACTACGCAGGTACAAAGCTAGAGCTTTTAAACACTATGGTTGATATTCAAAGAATTAAGACTGAAAGCTCGAAGAGGGGTGAGTAA
- a CDS encoding MarR family winged helix-turn-helix transcriptional regulator yields MSKIKIEGVDINIIGAMARSIRFLEKMITGSVEKYSLTKPQLDVLFVIKYADGNSLKATEIAEELCVSKANISGLIARLESSNYIQRGVDPEDSRAKVLLLTEKAHVVLNEISPKYFRMTEDILEKFSKEEKEKLLEQLEYIESCMKKGGVHDEK; encoded by the coding sequence ATGAGTAAAATTAAAATCGAGGGCGTAGACATCAACATTATTGGAGCTATGGCCCGCTCAATTAGATTTTTGGAAAAAATGATTACCGGCTCAGTAGAGAAGTACTCTCTGACTAAGCCTCAATTAGATGTTCTCTTTGTTATTAAATATGCTGATGGGAATAGTTTGAAGGCAACTGAGATAGCTGAGGAGTTATGTGTTTCTAAAGCAAATATCTCAGGACTAATCGCAAGACTTGAATCATCAAATTACATTCAAAGGGGAGTCGATCCTGAAGATTCAAGAGCAAAAGTTCTTCTTCTTACAGAGAAGGCCCATGTGGTTTTAAACGAAATATCTCCTAAGTATTTCAGAATGACAGAAGATATTCTTGAAAAATTCTCTAAGGAAGAGAAAGAGAAGTTACTAGAACAATTAGAATATATTGAATCGTGTATGAAAAAAGGGGGAGTACATGATGAGAAATAA
- a CDS encoding substrate-binding periplasmic protein: MKAILILLFSLISFEAHSKVRVALFDVAPFSYINENGKLDGLVYNLCKKIEKESNLEFTYTLVPYARAIKLLKDGEMDMAIFYPSSKYKKDFDQLTPTLGNINYLVSLKDIQIKKLSDIGSRKIAFIRGAKYSPGFDALEKPGTVFMQDYSKALQMLLLNRVDIVVISSAAFKYFISENKLDAQKSFNTFMLNEQKNWIHLRKGISNEIKSALEQANEKVIKSNQYESLEDLF; the protein is encoded by the coding sequence TTGAAGGCCATACTAATCTTACTCTTTTCTTTGATATCATTCGAAGCCCATAGCAAGGTACGCGTAGCTTTATTTGATGTCGCTCCATTTAGTTATATTAATGAGAATGGGAAATTGGATGGGCTCGTTTATAATCTCTGTAAGAAGATTGAAAAAGAATCTAATCTTGAATTCACTTATACTTTAGTTCCGTATGCGAGAGCGATTAAGCTCTTAAAGGACGGAGAAATGGATATGGCGATTTTCTATCCATCCTCTAAATATAAGAAAGACTTTGACCAGCTTACTCCAACTCTTGGAAATATAAATTATCTTGTTTCGCTTAAAGATATTCAGATAAAGAAACTATCCGATATAGGTTCTAGAAAAATTGCATTTATTAGAGGTGCGAAGTATTCACCTGGGTTTGATGCACTAGAGAAGCCTGGAACAGTTTTTATGCAAGACTATAGTAAAGCATTACAGATGCTCTTACTAAATAGAGTTGATATTGTGGTCATATCATCTGCGGCATTTAAGTACTTTATTTCTGAAAATAAATTAGATGCTCAGAAGAGCTTTAATACCTTCATGCTCAATGAGCAGAAAAACTGGATTCACTTAAGAAAAGGTATCTCCAATGAGATTAAGTCAGCACTCGAGCAGGCCAATGAAAAAGTGATCAAATCAAACCAATATGAGAGTCTAGAAGATTTATTTTAG
- a CDS encoding multidrug effflux MFS transporter, which produces MSRTIEKSLLLILGALAAFGPMTIDLYLPAFVEIGKDLLVPTEDIQYSLTSFLAGLSIGQLIYGPISDRFGRKKPLLIGITIFIITSIFISMVKSLEALVILRFIQALGSCVGMVITRAIIRDLYEPRDAAKVFSLIILVMGVAPIIAPLLGTQILLFSTWRMLFIFLAVFGAVTLLGSIVKIPESLKVVVPIKKGFVNYYELLRDRQFLMASFVCGTITAGMFSYIAGSAFIFLNIFKVSATAYPIIFGSNALGFIICSQINARLLNHYSIDSILEKAIFFAIVAAACTLISIGLHLDLIYFLIPLFCSIASIGFIIPNITAKALEFQHERAAVASAMMGSIQFSISSLGSVLVTIFANGTAWPMVLTLFTFNALTFSFYFFGLRSYEKKLCM; this is translated from the coding sequence ATGTCTAGAACAATTGAAAAATCACTTTTGCTTATACTAGGTGCATTGGCTGCCTTTGGACCCATGACTATTGATCTCTATCTGCCGGCCTTTGTTGAAATAGGTAAAGATCTACTCGTCCCAACTGAAGATATACAGTACTCTCTAACATCTTTCTTGGCAGGACTCTCAATTGGACAATTAATTTATGGACCAATATCTGACAGGTTTGGGAGAAAGAAACCACTCCTAATTGGTATCACCATTTTTATAATTACCTCTATTTTCATTTCAATGGTTAAATCTCTAGAAGCTCTCGTTATTTTACGCTTTATCCAAGCTCTTGGGTCTTGTGTTGGAATGGTTATCACTAGGGCCATTATTAGAGACCTTTATGAACCAAGAGATGCAGCAAAAGTATTCTCTTTAATTATTCTCGTTATGGGTGTCGCACCTATCATCGCACCTTTACTTGGAACACAGATATTGCTCTTTTCGACTTGGAGAATGTTATTTATTTTCTTAGCAGTATTTGGTGCAGTGACTCTATTGGGCTCAATAGTTAAAATCCCAGAGTCTCTTAAAGTCGTTGTTCCAATTAAAAAAGGATTTGTAAATTACTATGAGTTGTTAAGAGATAGACAGTTCCTTATGGCGAGCTTTGTTTGTGGAACAATAACTGCGGGGATGTTTTCTTATATTGCTGGTAGTGCATTTATATTTTTAAATATTTTTAAAGTGTCGGCAACTGCATATCCAATCATCTTTGGCTCAAATGCACTTGGCTTTATTATTTGTTCTCAAATAAATGCTAGATTATTAAATCATTATTCAATTGATTCAATTTTAGAGAAAGCTATATTTTTTGCGATTGTCGCTGCTGCTTGTACGTTAATCTCAATTGGTTTACATCTTGATCTTATTTACTTTTTAATCCCACTATTTTGCTCAATTGCTTCAATTGGTTTTATTATTCCAAATATTACTGCGAAGGCTCTGGAGTTTCAGCACGAAAGAGCGGCGGTTGCTTCCGCGATGATGGGGAGTATTCAATTTAGCATATCTTCTTTAGGGTCTGTGTTAGTGACTATTTTTGCCAATGGAACAGCATGGCCTATGGTACTAACATTATTTACTTTTAATGCCCTTACTTTCTCATTTTACTTCTTTGGACTTAGGTCTTATGAGAAGAAATTATGCATGTAG
- a CDS encoding DUF4442 domain-containing protein codes for MLINFIEPRKILKLIKFWPPYLGAGVYVKSISEDFTEVETRMKQRFYNTNYVGSHFGGSLYSMCDPFLMFILLHHLKDEHIVWDKSASINYLRPAKGEVRAKFYVSLEEIESIRKACLNNFSYEPEYTVEIIDSENKVVASVNKVLYVRRKDAKKLFKKV; via the coding sequence ATGCTGATTAATTTTATTGAACCACGTAAGATATTAAAATTAATAAAGTTTTGGCCACCTTATTTAGGAGCAGGAGTTTACGTCAAGAGTATAAGTGAAGACTTCACTGAAGTTGAGACAAGAATGAAGCAGAGATTCTACAATACAAATTATGTAGGGAGCCACTTTGGAGGCTCTCTTTACTCAATGTGCGATCCCTTTCTGATGTTTATTTTACTTCATCATTTAAAAGATGAGCATATAGTATGGGATAAAAGTGCTTCTATAAATTATCTGCGACCAGCTAAGGGAGAGGTTCGCGCGAAGTTCTATGTTTCTTTAGAAGAAATAGAATCTATTAGGAAAGCTTGCCTTAATAATTTCAGTTATGAGCCTGAGTACACGGTCGAAATAATTGATAGTGAAAATAAAGTCGTAGCGTCTGTAAACAAAGTTCTCTATGTCAGAAGAAAGGATGCTAAGAAACTGTTTAAGAAAGTCTAA